In Kitasatospora sp. NBC_00240, the following are encoded in one genomic region:
- a CDS encoding phage tail protein, producing the protein MSGNGAVRGNTGPQRPGGDGARYAVDGLASPRPFAARLPEVYADGEFGGRFVAAFDDVLAPVFAVLDCLDAYWDPRLAPPDFLAWLAGWVAADTAAGQPVERLRLTVGEAVRVHRLRGTLAGLTAHLRLSDVDAKVTDNGGAHWSATPNGPLPGSPRQSLLVRVAVPADEGDPTALVRRVGALVEEHRPAHVGYRVEAVQ; encoded by the coding sequence GTGAGCGGAAACGGTGCGGTGAGGGGGAACACCGGGCCGCAGCGGCCCGGCGGGGACGGCGCGCGGTACGCCGTGGACGGCCTGGCCTCGCCCCGGCCGTTCGCCGCCCGGCTGCCGGAGGTGTACGCGGACGGGGAGTTCGGCGGGCGCTTCGTGGCGGCCTTCGACGACGTGCTGGCACCGGTCTTCGCCGTGCTGGACTGCCTGGACGCCTACTGGGACCCGCGCTTGGCGCCGCCGGACTTCCTGGCCTGGCTGGCCGGCTGGGTCGCCGCCGACACCGCGGCCGGGCAGCCGGTCGAGCGGCTGCGGCTCACGGTGGGCGAGGCGGTCCGGGTGCATCGGCTGCGCGGCACCCTGGCCGGGCTGACCGCGCACCTGCGGTTGTCGGACGTCGACGCGAAGGTCACGGACAACGGCGGGGCGCACTGGTCGGCGACCCCGAACGGGCCGTTGCCGGGCTCGCCGCGGCAGTCGCTGCTGGTGCGGGTGGCCGTCCCGGCGGACGAGGGCGACCCGACCGCGCTGGTGCGCCGGGTCGGGGCACTGGTGGAGGAGCACCGCCCGGCCCATGTGGGGTACCGGGTGGAGGCGGTGCAGTAG
- a CDS encoding putative baseplate assembly protein, which translates to MALPSPNLDDRRFQQLVDEAKRFIQQRCPEWSDHNVSDPGVTLVEAFAHMTDQLLYRLNRVPEKSYLAFLDLVGVQLFPAAAARAEVTFWLSAPQPVQLRLRAGTEVSTLSSGHEDRIVFATTDELAINPCEFGFLLTRPADGRPIDRTEELQAGQDVGCFAEVPQVGDQLLVGLSAAVPHCAVLLRLDSRVEGVGVDPRQPPLVWEAYDGDGWLPCEVDSDGTGGLNRPGEVVLHVPGGHALATVAGQRAGWLRCRTVPARPGQPFYAASPTVRAVTAATVGGTVRAVNAQSVDGEFVGDSEGTPGQRFTVAHPPMLGGDGPLTVEVSAEDGWRDWREVETFADRGPRDRCFTVDRTSGEVAFGPAVREPDGSLRQYGAVPPKGARIRVARYRTGGGRQGNVARGALSVVRSSVPYVARVENREAASGGVDGETVQGAMERGPLHLRTQDRAVTAADYELLARRAAPSAARILALPAGRGAEEGGVRVLVVPAAVADSGDRLRFEQMVPPDDMLAGIARYLDERRPIGARLVVEPPFYQGVTVVARLMARRGTATGQVRERALDALHRYLNPLTGGADGTGWPFGRPVQAGEAYAVLQRLPGVELVDDVKLFPANPLTGERGAPGDRVDLDRNALVFSYQHQVRVEEL; encoded by the coding sequence ATGGCCCTGCCCTCCCCCAATCTCGACGACCGCCGGTTCCAGCAGCTGGTGGACGAGGCGAAACGGTTCATCCAGCAGCGCTGCCCGGAGTGGTCGGACCACAACGTCTCCGATCCCGGGGTGACGCTGGTCGAGGCCTTCGCCCACATGACCGACCAGCTGCTGTACCGGCTCAACCGGGTGCCGGAGAAGAGCTACCTGGCCTTCCTGGACCTGGTCGGGGTGCAGCTGTTCCCGGCGGCGGCCGCCCGGGCCGAGGTGACTTTCTGGCTGTCCGCGCCGCAACCGGTCCAGCTGCGACTGCGGGCCGGCACCGAGGTGTCCACCCTCAGCAGCGGCCACGAGGACCGGATCGTCTTCGCCACCACGGACGAGCTCGCGATCAACCCGTGCGAGTTCGGCTTCCTGCTGACCCGGCCGGCGGACGGCCGCCCGATCGACCGGACGGAGGAGCTGCAGGCCGGTCAGGACGTCGGCTGCTTCGCCGAAGTCCCGCAGGTCGGTGACCAGTTGCTGGTGGGTCTGTCGGCGGCGGTGCCGCACTGCGCGGTGCTGCTGCGGCTGGACAGTCGGGTCGAGGGCGTGGGCGTGGACCCGCGCCAGCCCCCGCTGGTCTGGGAGGCCTACGACGGGGACGGCTGGCTGCCGTGCGAGGTGGACAGCGACGGGACGGGCGGGCTGAACCGGCCCGGCGAGGTGGTGCTGCACGTGCCGGGCGGGCACGCGCTGGCCACGGTGGCCGGCCAGCGGGCCGGCTGGCTGCGCTGCCGCACGGTGCCGGCCAGGCCCGGGCAGCCGTTCTACGCCGCCTCGCCGACCGTCCGGGCGGTCACCGCCGCCACCGTCGGCGGCACCGTGCGGGCGGTCAACGCGCAGAGTGTGGACGGGGAGTTCGTCGGCGACTCGGAGGGCACACCGGGTCAGCGCTTCACCGTGGCGCACCCGCCGATGCTGGGCGGCGACGGGCCGCTGACCGTCGAGGTGTCCGCCGAGGACGGCTGGCGCGACTGGCGGGAGGTGGAGACCTTCGCCGACCGCGGACCGCGGGACCGCTGCTTCACCGTCGACCGCACGAGCGGCGAGGTGGCCTTCGGCCCGGCCGTGCGGGAGCCCGACGGCTCGCTGCGCCAGTACGGCGCGGTGCCGCCCAAGGGGGCCAGGATCCGGGTGGCGCGCTACCGCACCGGCGGCGGCCGGCAGGGCAACGTGGCACGCGGGGCGCTGTCGGTGGTGCGCAGCTCGGTGCCGTACGTGGCCCGGGTGGAGAACCGGGAGGCGGCGTCCGGCGGGGTGGACGGCGAGACGGTGCAGGGTGCGATGGAGCGCGGGCCGCTCCACCTGCGGACCCAGGACCGTGCGGTGACCGCGGCCGACTACGAACTGCTGGCCCGGCGGGCGGCGCCCTCGGCGGCCAGGATCCTGGCGCTGCCGGCGGGCCGCGGCGCGGAGGAGGGCGGGGTGCGGGTGCTGGTGGTGCCGGCGGCCGTCGCGGACAGCGGCGACCGGCTGCGCTTCGAGCAGATGGTGCCGCCGGACGACATGCTGGCGGGCATCGCCCGGTACCTGGACGAACGCCGTCCGATCGGCGCCCGGCTGGTGGTCGAGCCGCCGTTCTACCAGGGCGTCACGGTGGTCGCCCGGTTGATGGCCCGACGCGGCACCGCGACCGGCCAGGTCCGCGAACGGGCCCTGGACGCGCTCCACCGCTACCTCAACCCGCTGACCGGCGGCGCCGACGGCACGGGCTGGCCGTTCGGCCGCCCGGTCCAGGCCGGCGAGGCGTACGCGGTGCTCCAGCGCCTGCCGGGGGTGGAACTCGTGGACGACGTGAAGCTGTTCCCGGCGAACCCGTTGACGGGCGAGCGGGGCGCACCGGGCGACCGGGTCGACCTGGACCGCAACGCGCTGGTGTTCTCGTACCAGCACCAGGTCCGGGTGGAGGAGCTGTGA
- a CDS encoding GPW/gp25 family protein, with protein MPEQFVGSGWAFPLRTDATGSIALVDRDKEISESIRLVLGTAPGERPMRPEFGCGIHAYVFATADADTAGRISYEVRRALDRWEPRILVDQVEVALDSSDRGTLWIEIRYTVRGTNNPRSLVFPFYVIPAHEPSPAGGAQSVQESSR; from the coding sequence ATGCCCGAGCAGTTCGTCGGGTCGGGCTGGGCCTTCCCGCTGCGGACCGACGCCACCGGGTCGATCGCGCTGGTCGACCGGGACAAGGAGATCAGCGAGTCGATCCGGCTGGTGCTGGGGACGGCGCCGGGCGAGCGGCCGATGCGGCCGGAGTTCGGCTGCGGCATCCACGCCTACGTCTTCGCGACGGCGGACGCCGACACCGCCGGGCGGATCTCCTACGAGGTGCGCCGGGCGCTGGACCGCTGGGAGCCGCGGATCCTGGTGGACCAGGTGGAGGTGGCGCTGGACTCCTCCGACCGCGGCACCCTCTGGATCGAGATCCGCTACACCGTGCGGGGCACCAACAACCCGCGCAGCCTGGTCTTCCCGTTCTACGTGATTCCCGCGCACGAGCCGTCGCCCGCCGGCGGCGCGCAGTCTGTTCAGGAGAGTTCCCGCTGA
- a CDS encoding PAAR domain-containing protein yields MTAGQSERTEDRMPQAARLGDTTSHTYTPVVPGVPTGTVGPPGGQALPALPVDPGPLLGITSVRIGGQPAAVVGTVHTCTLHMPMTLTLTNLALPAVPPPPPTAGRVLIGGFPAARKGDRLSCQASVSSGAPTVFVGGR; encoded by the coding sequence GTGACGGCCGGTCAGAGCGAGAGAACCGAGGACCGGATGCCGCAGGCGGCGAGGCTGGGAGACACCACCAGCCACACGTACACCCCCGTGGTGCCCGGGGTCCCGACCGGCACCGTGGGGCCGCCCGGCGGGCAGGCCCTGCCCGCGCTGCCGGTGGACCCGGGGCCGCTGCTGGGCATCACCTCGGTGCGGATCGGCGGGCAGCCGGCGGCCGTGGTGGGGACGGTGCACACCTGCACCCTGCACATGCCGATGACGCTGACCCTGACCAACCTGGCGCTGCCGGCCGTGCCCCCGCCGCCGCCGACGGCCGGCCGGGTGCTGATCGGCGGGTTCCCGGCGGCCCGCAAGGGTGACCGGCTGAGCTGCCAGGCGTCGGTGAGCAGCGGCGCGCCGACCGTGTTCGTCGGGGGGCGCTGA
- a CDS encoding VgrG-related protein, with translation MSLGANTNAFVIGCPGPLPAPWPGMPTEVQVQESGGLPAVAVVRFLDPGRDLLAQTGITVGGKFTVQVKPGDETALLPLFTGEVVSLEAEFDGAGSFTTVRALDVSHRLQRGRRIAGYRNSTASEVAAQLASAAGVPLGTVDATRTVYEYLTQPNVSDWEFLRTLAVENGRELVVADGLLHFRDPVPATSAPGLATRPEQSPYVLELGRNVLAVRAAVSSVGQVSTVEVRGWDVARKVAVVADTPVTPSTELQLGLTPQQAVAAFPPARLLVADVPYRTAAEATAVSTALAADTAAALGELEITVRGNPHLRVGVPVTLSSAGAPFDGKYTITAALHADLRGLGYETRLTVSGRQDRSWYGLTSGASAAARPARIPSVATGVVVDIMKPGETPLSGYRGQEKQAWVKLKFPWLSDSSGGGEAYVSDWARTVQLGGVRGGGLVCPEIGDEVLVAFEQGLLDRPYVLGGLYNGADLPSPDATPLTDGLGRVNRRSLASRSGDRLELLDSAYAEQGVRLRSGDDRLTVHLDRQRTEITVHSDGTVTVTAGKQVTVRGEGITLDAGAGELKLTGRSVSVRGTTDVTVKAATIHLN, from the coding sequence ATGTCGCTGGGTGCGAACACCAACGCGTTCGTGATCGGCTGCCCCGGGCCGCTGCCGGCGCCGTGGCCGGGGATGCCGACGGAGGTGCAGGTCCAGGAGAGCGGGGGGCTGCCGGCGGTCGCCGTGGTGCGGTTCCTCGATCCCGGCCGCGACCTGCTGGCGCAGACCGGCATCACGGTCGGCGGGAAGTTCACCGTGCAGGTGAAGCCCGGGGACGAGACCGCGCTGCTGCCGCTGTTCACCGGTGAAGTGGTCTCGCTGGAGGCGGAGTTCGACGGGGCGGGCAGCTTCACCACGGTGCGGGCGCTGGACGTGTCGCACCGGCTGCAGCGGGGCCGGCGGATCGCCGGCTACCGCAACAGCACCGCGTCCGAGGTGGCCGCCCAGCTGGCCTCGGCGGCGGGCGTGCCGCTCGGCACGGTGGACGCGACCCGGACGGTGTACGAGTACCTGACCCAGCCGAACGTCTCGGACTGGGAGTTCCTGCGCACACTGGCGGTGGAGAACGGCCGCGAACTGGTGGTCGCGGACGGCCTGCTGCACTTCCGCGACCCGGTGCCGGCCACCTCGGCGCCGGGGCTCGCCACCCGGCCGGAGCAGAGCCCGTACGTGCTGGAGCTCGGCCGTAACGTGCTGGCCGTCCGGGCGGCGGTGTCCTCGGTCGGGCAGGTGTCCACGGTGGAGGTGCGCGGCTGGGACGTCGCCCGCAAGGTGGCGGTGGTCGCGGACACGCCCGTGACCCCCAGCACGGAACTGCAGCTGGGCCTGACCCCGCAGCAGGCGGTGGCCGCCTTCCCGCCGGCCCGGCTGCTGGTGGCGGACGTCCCGTACCGGACGGCGGCCGAGGCGACGGCGGTGTCCACCGCGCTGGCGGCCGACACCGCGGCCGCGCTCGGCGAGCTGGAGATCACCGTGCGCGGCAATCCGCACCTGCGGGTGGGCGTGCCGGTCACACTGAGCTCGGCGGGCGCGCCCTTCGACGGCAAGTACACGATCACGGCGGCCCTGCACGCGGACCTGCGCGGCCTCGGCTACGAGACCCGGCTGACGGTCAGCGGCCGCCAGGACCGCAGCTGGTACGGGCTCACCTCGGGCGCCTCGGCGGCGGCCCGCCCGGCCCGGATCCCGTCGGTGGCCACCGGCGTGGTGGTCGACATCATGAAGCCCGGCGAGACCCCGCTCTCCGGCTACCGGGGCCAGGAGAAGCAGGCCTGGGTGAAGCTGAAGTTCCCATGGCTGTCGGACAGTTCGGGCGGCGGCGAGGCGTACGTCAGCGACTGGGCCCGGACGGTGCAGCTGGGCGGGGTGCGCGGCGGCGGGCTGGTCTGCCCGGAGATCGGCGACGAGGTGCTGGTCGCCTTCGAGCAGGGGCTGCTGGACCGCCCCTACGTGCTCGGCGGCCTGTACAACGGCGCCGACCTGCCCTCCCCCGACGCCACCCCGCTGACCGACGGCCTCGGGCGGGTCAACCGGCGTTCGCTGGCCTCGCGCAGCGGGGACCGCCTGGAGCTGCTGGACAGCGCGTACGCCGAGCAGGGCGTACGGCTGCGCAGCGGCGACGACCGGCTGACCGTCCACCTGGACCGGCAGCGGACCGAGATCACCGTGCACAGCGACGGGACGGTGACGGTGACGGCCGGCAAGCAGGTCACCGTGCGGGGCGAGGGGATCACCCTGGACGCCGGCGCCGGGGAGCTGAAGCTCACCGGGCGCAGCGTCTCGGTGCGGGGCACCACCGACGTCACGGTCAAGGCCGCGACGATCCATCTGAACTGA
- a CDS encoding LysM peptidoglycan-binding domain-containing protein, with product MQTTPSKATLTAYEPPPKPGAPPGGRLGPEIRFQFNPNTLSLSKGAQWRQNLIRGGEETGVPEFMGAQPRQLTVELFLDATATRDDSVAKSVETLLGWCAPTPASIAAKAPSAPRVMFAWGSFESVKFFGYLGNVSATYSLFDPSGRPLRATCQVQVTESGEPTPGQNPTSGALNARRVHRLVAGDSLELLAYQEYGDATAWRRIAEANGIDDPMRLRPGAELLVPAAAESRAG from the coding sequence ATGCAGACCACCCCTTCGAAGGCGACGCTCACCGCGTACGAGCCGCCGCCCAAGCCGGGGGCCCCGCCGGGGGGCCGGCTCGGTCCGGAGATCAGGTTCCAGTTCAATCCGAACACCCTGTCGCTGAGCAAGGGCGCGCAGTGGCGGCAGAACCTGATCCGGGGCGGCGAGGAGACCGGCGTGCCGGAGTTCATGGGAGCCCAGCCACGGCAGTTGACGGTGGAGCTGTTCCTGGACGCGACCGCGACCCGGGACGACAGTGTGGCCAAGTCGGTGGAGACGCTGCTGGGTTGGTGCGCCCCGACACCGGCGAGCATCGCCGCGAAGGCGCCGAGCGCGCCCCGGGTGATGTTCGCCTGGGGGTCCTTCGAGAGCGTGAAGTTCTTCGGGTACCTGGGGAATGTGAGCGCGACGTACTCGCTGTTCGACCCGAGCGGGCGGCCGCTGCGGGCCACCTGCCAGGTGCAGGTGACGGAGTCCGGGGAGCCGACGCCGGGGCAGAACCCGACCTCGGGGGCGCTGAACGCGCGGCGGGTGCACCGCCTGGTGGCGGGCGACAGCCTGGAGCTGCTGGCGTACCAGGAGTACGGCGACGCGACGGCGTGGCGGCGGATCGCGGAGGCCAACGGCATCGACGACCCGATGCGGCTGCGGCCGGGCGCGGAGCTGCTGGTGCCGGCGGCCGCCGAGTCGAGGGCGGGGTAG
- a CDS encoding phage tail protein, giving the protein MTLPYPGTSVHFQLQISGIDLGDFSTCSGLGAQVEVEQRAEGGNNSFVWQLPTRITYPNVTLSRGLTPDTAKVSRFLATLPTQVTRGSAQITALTPQLTAGPVLASWALREVIVVRWTGPSFDPSRSEVATESIELAHHGFL; this is encoded by the coding sequence GTGACCCTCCCCTACCCCGGTACCAGCGTCCATTTCCAGCTGCAGATCAGCGGGATCGACCTGGGCGACTTCTCGACGTGCAGCGGGCTCGGCGCCCAGGTGGAGGTCGAGCAGCGTGCCGAGGGCGGCAACAACTCCTTCGTCTGGCAGCTGCCGACCAGGATCACGTACCCGAATGTGACGCTCTCCCGGGGGCTCACCCCCGACACGGCGAAGGTCTCCCGGTTCCTGGCCACACTGCCGACCCAGGTGACCCGGGGCAGTGCGCAGATCACCGCGTTGACACCGCAGTTGACGGCCGGGCCGGTGCTGGCCAGCTGGGCCCTGCGGGAGGTGATCGTGGTCCGCTGGACGGGCCCGAGCTTCGATCCGTCCCGGTCCGAGGTCGCCACCGAGAGCATCGAACTGGCCCATCACGGCTTCCTCTGA
- a CDS encoding DUF6760 family protein, whose product MTYATDRLYEEIAYIAYHFHWEQDRLLDLTHPDRIRWVQEIARINALINEG is encoded by the coding sequence GTGACGTACGCGACCGACCGCCTGTACGAGGAGATCGCGTACATCGCCTACCACTTCCACTGGGAGCAGGACCGGCTGCTCGACCTGACCCATCCGGACCGGATCCGCTGGGTGCAGGAGATCGCCCGGATCAACGCACTTATCAACGAAGGGTAG
- a CDS encoding phage tail protein, with the protein MADTAGMAIATHIFTVQLGAYEVETVQEVSGLSFELDAIDHFEVTKTGQLVVRKLAGARKGGEVTISRGLGASDEFTKWLDESFIKGNVNAARQSLSIIVKDTENKPVRTINLKNAWVKKWEGPNLKAGESQAAVEKVTVVFEDVVLL; encoded by the coding sequence ATGGCCGACACAGCCGGCATGGCGATCGCGACCCACATCTTCACCGTGCAGCTGGGCGCGTACGAGGTCGAGACGGTCCAGGAGGTCAGCGGGCTCTCCTTCGAGCTGGACGCCATCGACCACTTCGAGGTGACCAAGACCGGCCAGCTGGTGGTCCGCAAGCTCGCCGGTGCCCGCAAGGGCGGCGAGGTGACGATCAGCCGCGGTCTCGGCGCGAGCGACGAGTTCACCAAGTGGCTGGACGAGTCCTTCATCAAGGGCAACGTCAACGCGGCGCGGCAGTCCCTGTCGATCATCGTCAAGGACACCGAGAACAAGCCGGTGCGCACCATCAACCTGAAGAACGCCTGGGTGAAGAAGTGGGAGGGGCCGAACCTCAAGGCCGGTGAGTCCCAGGCCGCCGTGGAGAAGGTCACCGTCGTCTTCGAAGACGTCGTACTCCTGTGA